One stretch of Myxococcales bacterium DNA includes these proteins:
- a CDS encoding 4Fe-4S binding protein yields MRLISTIREKCRACYTCVRECPAKAICISGGQAEVIPDRCIGCGNCVRVCSQNAKQVLSSIGEFHHAIDSGADVAAVVAPSFPVDFSHLDPRRFVGMIRALGFKYVNEVSFGADLVADRYRKLVEREEDHQYIATNCPAVMGFVERYYPASTGSLAPIVSPMVATARVLKRLHGDNLKIIFIGPCIAKKAEVYGDYSPSELDAALTFVELSELFTQQGITSETVEPSDFDPPHGGLGMLFPISRGLLQAADVSEDLLSGDIVAADGRRDFVEAIREFDSGDLDVKLLEVLACNGCIMGPGMSCKDPLFRRRSRVSHYARQKLLEIDTEQWHRDMEAFEDLSLQREFAMPYRIQNLYSSLYSPMFSDIDLRRQFSLDDQQTPMPSEDSLAKILNRMGKYTPEDELNCGACGYDSCREHAIAIYKGLAEIEMCLPFTIEQLRRTVGELDLSHKQLASTQQALMQSEKLASMGQLAAGVAHEVNNPLGVVLMYSHILLDECQTDSKLFNDLKMIVEQADRCKKIVSNLLDFARENRVVLLPADIRQLIEGALKALPAPPNVAVEFVNEMDSSMADLDKDQITQVITNLISNAYAAMEEHGGKLTVRTFGNEYQVGFQVRDTGVGIARENMRKLFTPFFTTKKMGKGTGLGLAVSYGIVKMHRGDIQVESNADPAAGPTGTMFTVTLPRQPKQT; encoded by the coding sequence ATTCGGCTGATCAGCACCATTCGCGAGAAATGCCGCGCCTGCTACACCTGTGTCCGCGAATGCCCGGCCAAGGCCATCTGTATTTCGGGCGGCCAGGCCGAGGTGATTCCGGACCGGTGTATCGGGTGCGGCAACTGCGTCCGGGTGTGCAGCCAGAATGCCAAGCAGGTGCTCAGTTCGATCGGTGAATTTCACCACGCCATCGACTCGGGGGCCGACGTGGCGGCCGTCGTCGCGCCGAGCTTCCCCGTCGATTTTTCGCACCTCGATCCGCGCCGGTTTGTCGGCATGATCCGCGCCCTGGGCTTCAAGTACGTCAACGAGGTTTCCTTCGGGGCGGACCTGGTCGCCGATCGCTACCGCAAACTCGTCGAACGCGAGGAGGATCATCAGTACATCGCCACCAATTGCCCGGCGGTGATGGGCTTCGTCGAACGCTATTACCCCGCTTCCACCGGCTCCCTGGCGCCCATCGTTTCGCCGATGGTGGCCACGGCGCGGGTGCTCAAGCGGCTGCACGGCGACAACCTCAAGATCATCTTCATCGGACCTTGCATCGCCAAGAAGGCCGAGGTTTACGGCGATTACTCGCCCAGCGAACTGGATGCCGCCCTGACGTTCGTCGAGCTCAGCGAACTGTTCACGCAGCAAGGCATCACCTCGGAAACGGTGGAACCGAGCGATTTCGACCCGCCCCACGGGGGGCTGGGCATGTTGTTTCCGATCAGTCGCGGCCTGCTCCAGGCGGCGGACGTCAGCGAGGACCTGCTTTCCGGCGACATCGTCGCGGCCGATGGCCGGCGCGATTTCGTCGAGGCGATCCGCGAATTCGACTCCGGCGACCTGGACGTCAAGCTGCTCGAAGTGCTGGCTTGCAACGGCTGCATCATGGGGCCGGGGATGAGCTGCAAGGATCCGCTCTTCCGCCGCCGGTCGCGCGTCAGCCACTATGCGCGCCAGAAACTGCTGGAAATCGACACCGAACAATGGCATCGGGACATGGAGGCGTTCGAGGATCTGAGCCTGCAGCGCGAGTTCGCCATGCCCTACCGCATCCAGAACCTGTACAGCTCGCTCTACAGCCCCATGTTTTCCGACATCGATCTGCGCCGTCAGTTCTCGCTGGACGATCAGCAGACCCCCATGCCGTCCGAGGATTCGCTGGCGAAGATCCTCAACCGCATGGGCAAATACACGCCCGAGGACGAATTGAACTGCGGCGCCTGCGGCTACGACTCGTGCCGCGAACACGCCATCGCGATCTACAAGGGGCTGGCCGAAATCGAAATGTGCCTCCCCTTCACCATCGAACAATTGCGCCGGACCGTCGGCGAGCTGGACCTGTCGCACAAGCAACTGGCCAGCACGCAGCAGGCTTTGATGCAATCCGAAAAGCTGGCCAGCATGGGCCAGCTCGCGGCCGGCGTCGCCCACGAGGTCAACAACCCCCTGGGCGTCGTGCTCATGTATTCGCACATTCTGCTCGACGAGTGCCAGACGGATTCCAAACTGTTCAACGACCTGAAAATGATCGTCGAACAGGCGGACCGCTGCAAGAAAATCGTCTCCAATTTGCTCGATTTCGCGCGCGAAAACCGGGTGGTGCTGCTGCCCGCCGACATCCGGCAACTCATCGAGGGCGCCCTCAAGGCGCTGCCCGCGCCGCCGAACGTCGCCGTCGAATTCGTCAACGAAATGGACAGTTCGATGGCCGATCTGGACAAGGACCAGATCACCCAGGTGATCACCAACCTGATCAGCAACGCGTACGCGGCGATGGAGGAACACGGCGGCAAGTTGACGGTCCGGACCTTCGGCAACGAGTACCAGGTGGGATTTCAGGTCCGGGATACCGGCGTGGGCATCGCGCGGGAAAACATGCGCAAGCTGTTTACGCCATTTTTCACGACCAAGAAGATGGGCAAGGGCACGGGACTGGGCCTGGCCGTGTCGTATGGCATCGTCAAGATGCACCGCGGCGACATCCAGGTCGAATCGAACGCCGATCCGGCCGCGGGGCCGACCGGCACGATGTTCACGGTGACCTTGCCACGGCAACCGAAACAGACTTAA
- a CDS encoding response regulator — translation MEQAKKTVMLVDDDIDYLTQMQLQLEAANFQVVTADSQAEAEKLLLNLRPDAAIVDLMMENMDGGFVLCHRIKKIDPKIPVIMVTAVTSETGLEFETGPAGQRTWLKADALLTKPARFEQLKRELDRLLQG, via the coding sequence ATGGAACAGGCCAAAAAGACCGTGATGTTGGTAGACGACGACATCGATTATTTGACCCAGATGCAGTTGCAGTTGGAAGCGGCGAACTTCCAGGTCGTCACCGCCGACAGCCAGGCGGAAGCCGAAAAGCTGCTCTTGAATCTGCGCCCGGATGCCGCGATCGTCGATTTGATGATGGAAAACATGGACGGCGGTTTCGTCCTGTGCCACCGGATCAAAAAAATCGATCCGAAGATTCCCGTGATCATGGTGACGGCGGTGACCAGCGAAACCGGACTGGAATTCGAAACCGGCCCCGCCGGTCAGCGCACCTGGCTCAAGGCCGACGCGCTGCTGACCAAGCCGGCGCGGTTCGAACAGTTGAAGCGGGAGTTGGATCGGCTGTTGCAAGGATGA